One Dioscorea cayenensis subsp. rotundata cultivar TDr96_F1 chromosome 17, TDr96_F1_v2_PseudoChromosome.rev07_lg8_w22 25.fasta, whole genome shotgun sequence DNA window includes the following coding sequences:
- the LOC120280531 gene encoding UDP-glycosyltransferase 72B1-like — translation MESPSRSPHIAILPTPGMGHLIPIAELAKFLVSHHGFSVTFITFAESASNAQQAFLDALPSTITSIKLPPVPLSDLPSGTAIETLISLASLRSLPALRSILLDLQKSTNLVAFIADLFGADTFDVAKELQIPPYMFFPSNLLLLSLLLHLPDLDTKMTCEFKDLPTPVELPGCVPIPGTEILQPLQDRSNECYSWMVHHGRKYREATGIIVNSFSDVEPEAAKIFSQSPPGFPPVHLVGPLVQTGLPNVEGSECLKWLDEQPSGSVLYVSFGSGGVLTCEQTIELACGLEMSGQRFLWVIRSPSVKASDTYFSATSKQDPFSYLPEGFLERTKKFGLVVPSWAPQMQVLAHTATGGFLSHCGWNSTLESLSHAVPMIGWPLYAEQKMNAVMLSEGTKLALRLRPREDGVYGREEISRVVKELMEGEEGKKVRGRARELQAAAVKSVAYDGESCKTLGDLVEKWKKSVM, via the coding sequence ATGGAGTCCCCTTCCCGTTCACCTCACATAGCCATCCTGCCAACTCCCGGCATGGGCCATCTCATCCCCATCGCTGAGCTCGCCAAGTTCCTCGTCTCCCACCACGGCTTCTCCGTCACCTTCATCACCTTCGCCGAGTCGGCTTCCAACGCCCAACAAGCCTTTCTTGACGCCCTCCCTTCCACCATCACTTCCATCAAACTCCCTCCCGTTCCTCTCTCCGACCTCCCTTCCGGCACAGCCATAGAAACTCTCATCTCCTTAGCCTCCCTCCGTTCTCTCCCTGCCCTTCGTTCCATCCTCCTTGATCTTCAAAAATCCACCAACCTTGTCGCCTTCATCGCCGACCTCTTCGGTGCCGACACCTTTGATGTCGCCAAAGAGTTGCAAATCCCACCTTACATGTTCTTcccttcaaatcttctcttgCTTTCCTTGTTGCTTCACTTGCCGGACTTAGACACCAAGATGACATGCGAGTTCAAGGACTTACCAACCCCGGTGGAACTCCCAGGCTGTGTGCCTATCCCCGGTACTGAAATCCTCCAACCACTACAAGACCGCTCGAACGAGTGCTACTCATGGATGGTCCACCACGGCCGGAAATACCGCGAAGCCACCGGCATCATCGTCAACAGTTTCTCCGACGTCGAGCCAGAAGCCGCCAAGATCTTCTCCCAGTCTCCACCAGGCTTCCCACCAGTTCACCTCGTTGGTCCTCTTGTTCAAACTGGGTTACCCAACGTTGAAGGTTCAGAGTGTTTGAAATGGTTGGACGAGCAACCAAGCGGCTCTGTTTTGTACGTCTCGTTCGGCAGCGGCGGCGTGTTGACTTGCGAGCAAACGATAGAGTTAGCGTGCGGGTTGGAGATGAGTGGGCAAAGGTTCTTGTGGGTTATAAGAAGCCCGTCTGTTAAAGCCAGTGACACGTATTTCTCGGCCACAAGTAAACAAGACCCGTTTAGTTACTTGCCGGAAGGCTTCTTGGAGAGAACTAAGAAATTTGGGTTGGTTGTGCCGTCATGGGCGCCACAAATGCAAGTATTGGCTCACACTGCGACCGGTGGATTCTTGTCACACTGTGGTTGGAACTCGACGTTGGAGAGCTTGTCGCACGCCGTGCCGATGATTGGCTGGCCGTTGTATGCTGAGCAGAAGATGAATGCTGTGATGCTTAGTGAGGGCACTAAGTTGGCGTTGAGATTAAGGCCTAGGGAAGATGGAGTTTATGGGAGGGAGGAGATCTCTAGGGTTGTGAAGGAGTTAATGGAGGGCGAGGAAGGGAAGAAGGTCAGAGGGAGAGCTAGGGAGTTGCAGGCCGCCGCCGTCAAGTCTGTCGCCTACGATGGTGAGTCTTGTAAAACACTGGGTGATCTTGTTGAGAAATGGAAGAAGAGTGTCATGTGA